The Deinococcus sonorensis KR-87 genome includes a window with the following:
- a CDS encoding tetratricopeptide repeat protein, translated as MRLQLFGVPLVWAGEQPLSLPVGKPLALLCYLAATAPRPATRSALSALLWEDQDPQHLRQALYTLRRAGVQLEGQAQLRYTGRSDLAELRAALDAGTCTPEQLEPPFLEGLERVAAPGFLGWLEEQRQHWAGRQRALLARQFGHAEPEPRETGAVPVLPDRWLGWALSVWGEPDPEALSHLLYGDARSALEVASRLALVPAEALKEPVPEVAGVLLHARAARLLQGKGAAPERIAQHFLRAQDGASAVPHLLASARAMLGTQPQQARAQALRALWASDSAAHRLEALFVLEQHAEQTRQDVWQQLWLSELEQLAFQTQDDDVLLRLALVQAQRRQRAGRPEAAAEAARTALDIARRLGRMESAQEAQLLLGAYALGAGRLDEAAHRLRPLLRASAPLVQLRARLNLGTVYALQGRRVQSVEHHERALTLARQLGHRPATAAALNNLAGSYEQLARYADAARMAREAYQLAALQQDRAVQITALLNLAEFHRYAGAYGPCWNTVQEALDLVGPDTPAELHSALLARLGLLELRFGRRAAARSLLDEALQLARQAGTPRPQLIAQMQLALLRLPSAAARQELEQVGERFRTHGYGLLADLTELHAVHQDPEATPERLLAVARQHRQHAHPHLAWLAAVQQLRATGEGRAAVRRGLQRFQFAEAPEVLAWLGERPQARALRLEQASGLPPRQRRAFLETPLESVSSSVSGAAFASV; from the coding sequence ATGCGGCTGCAGCTGTTCGGCGTCCCGCTGGTCTGGGCCGGGGAGCAGCCGCTTTCGCTGCCGGTGGGCAAGCCGCTGGCGCTGCTGTGCTACCTGGCGGCCACCGCGCCGCGCCCGGCCACCCGCTCCGCCCTGAGTGCCCTGCTGTGGGAGGACCAGGACCCGCAGCATCTGAGGCAGGCGCTCTACACCCTGCGCCGCGCCGGGGTGCAGCTGGAGGGGCAGGCCCAGCTCCGTTACACCGGCCGCAGCGATCTGGCCGAGCTGCGGGCGGCGCTGGACGCGGGCACCTGCACGCCGGAACAGCTGGAGCCGCCGTTTCTGGAGGGGCTGGAGCGGGTCGCCGCGCCCGGGTTCCTCGGCTGGCTGGAGGAGCAGCGTCAGCACTGGGCCGGGCGGCAACGGGCATTGCTGGCGCGGCAGTTTGGCCACGCGGAGCCAGAACCGCGTGAAACCGGCGCCGTGCCGGTTCTGCCGGACCGCTGGCTCGGCTGGGCGCTGAGCGTGTGGGGCGAGCCGGACCCGGAGGCGCTCTCGCACCTGCTGTATGGGGATGCGAGGTCGGCGCTGGAGGTGGCCAGCCGGCTGGCCCTGGTGCCTGCGGAGGCGCTGAAGGAACCGGTGCCGGAAGTGGCCGGCGTCCTGCTGCACGCCCGCGCCGCGCGGCTGCTCCAGGGCAAAGGAGCGGCGCCAGAGCGGATCGCGCAGCACTTCCTGCGGGCGCAGGACGGGGCCAGCGCAGTGCCTCACCTGCTGGCCTCGGCTCGGGCCATGCTGGGCACACAGCCGCAGCAGGCGCGGGCCCAGGCGCTGCGGGCGCTGTGGGCCAGCGATTCAGCCGCACACCGACTGGAGGCGCTGTTCGTGCTGGAGCAGCATGCCGAGCAGACGCGCCAGGACGTGTGGCAGCAGCTGTGGCTCTCGGAGCTGGAACAGCTGGCCTTCCAGACCCAGGACGACGACGTCCTGCTGCGGCTGGCCCTGGTGCAGGCGCAGCGCCGTCAGCGGGCCGGGCGACCGGAAGCGGCCGCAGAGGCGGCCCGCACGGCGCTCGACATCGCGCGGCGGCTGGGGCGGATGGAAAGCGCCCAGGAAGCACAACTGCTGCTGGGCGCCTATGCCCTCGGCGCTGGCCGGCTGGACGAGGCGGCCCACCGGCTGAGGCCACTGCTGCGGGCCAGTGCGCCGCTGGTCCAGCTGCGCGCGCGGCTGAACCTGGGGACCGTCTACGCGCTGCAGGGCCGGCGGGTGCAGAGCGTGGAGCATCACGAGCGCGCGCTCACGCTGGCGCGGCAGCTGGGGCACCGGCCGGCCACGGCGGCGGCCCTCAACAACCTCGCGGGCAGCTACGAACAGCTGGCCCGCTATGCCGACGCGGCCCGCATGGCCCGGGAGGCGTATCAGCTGGCCGCCCTGCAGCAGGACCGCGCCGTGCAGATCACCGCGCTGCTGAACCTGGCAGAGTTTCACCGCTACGCGGGCGCGTACGGCCCCTGCTGGAACACGGTACAGGAGGCGCTGGACCTGGTGGGCCCCGATACACCGGCGGAGCTGCACAGCGCGCTGCTGGCCCGGCTGGGCCTGCTGGAACTGCGCTTTGGCCGGCGCGCGGCGGCCCGGTCCCTGCTGGATGAGGCCCTGCAGCTGGCCCGGCAGGCGGGAACGCCCCGGCCTCAGCTGATCGCGCAGATGCAGCTGGCGCTGCTGCGGCTGCCCTCGGCGGCGGCCCGACAGGAGCTGGAGCAGGTGGGGGAGCGCTTCCGGACGCACGGCTACGGCCTGCTGGCCGACCTGACCGAGCTGCACGCGGTGCATCAGGACCCGGAGGCCACCCCGGAGCGGCTGCTGGCGGTGGCGCGGCAGCACCGGCAGCATGCCCACCCGCACCTCGCCTGGCTGGCGGCGGTGCAGCAGCTGCGGGCCACCGGGGAGGGACGGGCGGCCGTGCGGCGCGGCCTGCAGCGCTTCCAGTTCGCCGAGGCGCCGGAGGTGCTGGCGTGGCTGGGCGAGCGGCCACAGGCCCGCGCGCTGCGCCTGGAACAGGCCAGCGGGCTGCCGCCCCGGCAGCGGCGCGCCTTTCTGGAGACGCCGCTGGAGTCCGTCTCGTCTTCAGTGTCCGGCGCTGCCTTCGCCTCCGTTTGA
- a CDS encoding histidine triad nucleotide-binding protein: MATLFERIIAREIPSTVVYEDDGYIAIKDIAPKAPVHLLVIPKRVSTRLDKIEDAQQLGELMQTAIRVAKSQLQDYRLVINVGQGGGQEVFHTHVHILGGWEGGNPVGFGG, from the coding sequence ATGGCCACCCTGTTCGAGCGCATCATCGCCCGCGAGATCCCCAGCACGGTCGTCTATGAGGACGATGGCTACATCGCCATCAAAGACATTGCGCCAAAAGCCCCGGTGCACCTGCTGGTGATTCCCAAGCGGGTCAGCACTCGCCTGGACAAGATTGAGGACGCGCAGCAGTTAGGCGAGCTGATGCAGACGGCCATCCGGGTGGCAAAATCACAGCTGCAGGACTACCGGCTGGTGATCAACGTGGGCCAGGGCGGCGGCCAGGAAGTCTTTCACACCCACGTGCACATTCTGGGCGGCTGGGAGGGTGGCAACCCGGTCGGGTTCGGGGGCTGA
- the meaB gene encoding methylmalonyl Co-A mutase-associated GTPase MeaB, with product MHPLTTPLLAGNRRALARAITLVESTRPDHQQEAQHLLAEVLPHAGQSVRIGLSGVPGVGKSSFIERFGLLLTEAEHRVAVLAVDPSSARTGGSILGDKTRMPQLTVHPSAYIRPSPSGGTLGGVARRTREAITLCEAAGFDVVLVETVGVGQSETQVAAMTDLFVLLTLPNAGDELQGLKRGIMELADLCVVNKADLDPAAATRAQTELRAALRLITPHGARWRPQVLQASALSGAGLPEVWAAVQQYRAELGPELAHKRHAQLLGWFDELLREAVWASFQAGLDPARWQQVHAAVQAGTLSPVQGVQALLDP from the coding sequence ATGCATCCGCTGACCACGCCGCTGCTGGCTGGAAACCGCCGCGCGCTGGCCCGCGCCATCACGCTGGTGGAGAGCACCCGCCCGGACCACCAGCAGGAAGCCCAGCACCTGCTGGCCGAAGTGCTGCCGCACGCGGGCCAGAGCGTCCGCATCGGGCTGAGCGGGGTGCCGGGCGTGGGGAAGAGCAGCTTTATCGAGCGCTTCGGGCTGCTGCTCACCGAGGCCGAGCACCGGGTCGCGGTGCTGGCCGTGGACCCCAGCAGCGCCCGAACCGGCGGCAGCATTCTGGGCGACAAGACCCGCATGCCGCAGCTGACGGTGCATCCGTCCGCCTACATCCGGCCCAGTCCGTCGGGCGGCACGCTGGGCGGCGTGGCGCGGCGCACCCGCGAGGCCATCACGCTGTGCGAGGCGGCCGGCTTCGACGTGGTGCTGGTGGAGACGGTGGGGGTGGGCCAGAGCGAAACGCAGGTGGCGGCCATGACCGACCTGTTCGTGCTGCTGACGCTGCCGAACGCCGGCGACGAGTTGCAGGGCCTCAAGCGCGGCATCATGGAACTGGCCGATCTGTGTGTGGTGAACAAGGCCGACCTGGACCCGGCCGCCGCCACCCGTGCCCAGACCGAACTGCGGGCGGCGCTGCGGCTGATTACGCCGCATGGTGCCCGCTGGCGGCCTCAGGTGCTGCAGGCCAGTGCGCTGAGCGGGGCGGGCCTGCCTGAAGTGTGGGCGGCGGTGCAGCAGTACCGCGCTGAACTGGGGCCGGAACTGGCGCATAAACGGCATGCACAGCTGCTCGGCTGGTTTGACGAGCTGCTGCGTGAGGCGGTCTGGGCCAGCTTTCAGGCGGGCCTGGACCCGGCCCGCTGGCAGCAGGTCCATGCCGCGGTGCAGGCTGGGACGCTGTCGCCGGTGCAGGGCGTGCAGGCGCTGCTGGACCCCTGA
- a CDS encoding VOC family protein: protein MTYAAGLPSWTDLTTTAPEPCRAFYSALFGWVYGESASEYGGYAMAFQQGRVAAGLAPRPAGAGVPSVWTVYFASDDLEADAARVQALGGQTVVAPMQVGEQGHMGVFSDPTGAVFGLWQSGAHQGAENRDDQGSVVWVEVHTPDSARAAAFYTALLRADSVPVPGMDYLQLHRNGEGYAGVMGEEGVARPAG from the coding sequence ATGACATATGCTGCCGGACTGCCAAGCTGGACGGACCTGACGACCACTGCCCCGGAGCCGTGCCGGGCGTTTTACAGCGCCCTGTTCGGCTGGGTCTACGGAGAGAGCGCCAGCGAGTACGGCGGCTACGCGATGGCCTTTCAACAGGGCCGGGTGGCCGCGGGCCTGGCCCCCAGGCCCGCCGGGGCTGGCGTACCGAGCGTCTGGACCGTCTACTTTGCCAGCGATGACCTGGAAGCGGACGCCGCGCGTGTGCAGGCGTTGGGTGGCCAGACGGTGGTGGCCCCGATGCAGGTGGGCGAGCAGGGGCATATGGGGGTGTTCAGCGACCCGACTGGCGCGGTCTTCGGGCTGTGGCAGTCGGGCGCGCACCAGGGTGCCGAGAACCGGGACGATCAGGGAAGTGTGGTGTGGGTGGAGGTGCACACCCCGGACTCGGCACGGGCTGCCGCCTTCTACACCGCCCTTCTGCGGGCGGACAGCGTTCCGGTGCCGGGCATGGACTACCTTCAGCTGCACCGGAACGGCGAGGGGTATGCCGGCGTAATGGGCGAGGAGGGGGTCGCCCGGCCCGCTGGTTGA
- a CDS encoding tyrosine-type recombinase/integrase has protein sequence MTQTKRGHGEGSMRSLAVLDERRRTHRWEVRFTATDPMGKRRQVSRTIRGTEAEARAFLRSQQSDAGRAGVAVSKATVGDVGPRWLASRADLAEGAQRRYRAALEREVLPRWGSVKVTEVRRPQLVAWLAALKTRKPDAEGKHGPLGHSAVRLVHTVMRGLLAYAVDVEQLISVNPADHLALRRSRAELDAPGRVVKAFDAEQARAFYRAAVADRSAGPLVFSLLTGVRMGEALALRWDAVNLQAGTVEIRATRSGGEGPVYEAAPKSRAGRRVLHVAGDALACLQRQVAQVEAEREARLPGWREPEYVFHTLVGTPYHPDAMKRIMRRVCEAAEVPVLNPHGLRHTAATLMLSGGADVAAVSAHLGHSRISITMDTYRHALPEEKRHLTLNLGAAAGYQG, from the coding sequence ATGACCCAGACGAAGCGCGGGCACGGAGAGGGCAGCATGCGATCTCTGGCTGTACTGGATGAGCGGCGCCGTACCCACCGCTGGGAGGTACGCTTCACGGCCACCGACCCGATGGGGAAGCGGCGGCAGGTCAGCCGCACCATCCGGGGCACTGAGGCCGAGGCCAGGGCTTTCCTGCGCTCACAGCAGTCCGATGCTGGGCGGGCTGGTGTGGCGGTCAGCAAGGCCACCGTGGGAGATGTCGGGCCACGGTGGCTGGCCAGCCGGGCGGACCTTGCTGAGGGCGCACAGCGGCGATACCGGGCCGCATTGGAGCGGGAGGTGCTGCCGCGCTGGGGATCAGTCAAGGTCACTGAGGTGCGGCGCCCACAGCTGGTGGCATGGCTGGCTGCTCTGAAGACCCGGAAGCCTGATGCCGAGGGAAAGCACGGCCCGCTCGGGCACAGTGCGGTGCGGTTGGTCCATACCGTGATGCGGGGGCTGCTGGCCTATGCCGTGGACGTGGAGCAGCTGATCAGCGTGAACCCTGCCGACCACCTGGCTCTGCGGCGCTCCAGGGCTGAGCTGGACGCGCCGGGACGGGTGGTTAAGGCGTTCGATGCCGAGCAGGCGCGGGCCTTTTACCGGGCGGCGGTGGCGGACCGCAGCGCGGGGCCGCTGGTGTTCAGCCTGCTGACTGGCGTGCGGATGGGCGAGGCGCTGGCCCTGCGCTGGGATGCCGTGAACCTGCAGGCCGGAACGGTCGAGATCAGGGCCACCCGAAGCGGAGGGGAGGGGCCAGTGTACGAGGCAGCCCCCAAGAGCCGCGCTGGGCGGCGGGTGCTGCATGTAGCGGGCGATGCGCTGGCGTGCCTTCAGCGGCAGGTGGCCCAGGTCGAAGCCGAGCGGGAGGCCCGCCTGCCGGGCTGGCGGGAGCCCGAGTATGTCTTTCACACCCTGGTGGGCACGCCCTACCACCCGGACGCGATGAAGCGGATCATGCGCCGGGTGTGCGAGGCCGCCGAGGTGCCAGTGCTGAACCCGCACGGCTTGCGCCACACGGCGGCCACGCTGATGCTTTCGGGCGGTGCGGACGTGGCGGCGGTCAGCGCCCACCTGGGCCACAGTCGCATCAGCATCACGATGGACACCTATCGCCATGCCCTGCCCGAAGAAAAGCGGCACCTGACCCTGAACCTGGGTGCGGCTGCAGGATATCAGGGATAA
- a CDS encoding site-specific DNA-methyltransferase: protein MLVPAKSVAVSSTPKRSRQLYLGDNLKVLRESIASESVDLVYLDPPFNSAADYNVLFRDQGDHQDSAQVLAFTDTWHWGPGDEQLLLELTQINGELARFLSDTVARLGRNDLSAYLVMMAARLVELHRVLKPTGSLYLHCDPTASHYLKTILDVIFGPGRILSEIIWKRTSAHNSAKRFGPVHDTILHYGKSEDYTWNPQYTPYDPDYLDEFYVHRDADGRRWRRSDLTGAGTRNGATGEVWRGINVTAKGRHWAVPPDELDRLDSIGRIHWPAKAGGVPQLKRYADEQKGVPLSDVWTDIKPLHNLAQERLGYPTQKPLALLERIVRASSNPGDVVLDPFCGCGTTVCAAEKLERDWIGIDITHLSVALIKARLRRDFGLEAKDLREEGTPTTVEGAQYLFDQKDGAYQFQFWVLGEIGAQPYGAIGDSKKGKKGGDGGIDGQMFFLRPDGGKVEKVVISVKGGKNLTAGMVRDLAGVLTKEQAAIGVFICLAPPTAGVLKEAAQQGSYSYGGKAFQRVQVLTVQDILAGKQPDMPKGAVNVSYEQKATKTLATKSKDKGMDSLF, encoded by the coding sequence GTGCTGGTGCCTGCCAAATCAGTCGCCGTCTCATCCACTCCGAAGCGCAGCCGTCAGCTCTACCTGGGCGACAACCTCAAGGTTCTGCGGGAGAGCATCGCCAGCGAGTCGGTGGACCTCGTGTATCTGGACCCCCCCTTCAACAGCGCTGCCGACTACAACGTGCTCTTTCGGGACCAGGGCGACCATCAGGACAGCGCCCAAGTGCTGGCGTTCACCGACACATGGCACTGGGGACCAGGAGACGAGCAGCTGCTGCTGGAGCTGACCCAGATCAATGGCGAGCTGGCCCGCTTCCTGAGCGACACCGTGGCCCGGCTGGGTCGCAATGACCTCAGCGCCTATCTCGTGATGATGGCAGCGCGGCTAGTCGAGCTGCATCGTGTGCTGAAGCCCACCGGCAGCCTGTACCTGCATTGCGACCCAACTGCCAGTCACTACCTCAAGACCATTCTTGATGTCATCTTTGGCCCTGGGCGAATTCTGAGTGAGATCATCTGGAAGAGGACCAGCGCCCACAACAGCGCGAAGCGCTTCGGTCCAGTTCATGACACCATTCTCCACTACGGAAAGTCCGAGGACTATACGTGGAACCCTCAGTACACGCCATATGACCCCGACTACTTGGATGAGTTCTATGTTCACCGTGATGCTGACGGTAGAAGGTGGCGCAGGTCAGACCTGACTGGGGCAGGGACCCGAAACGGAGCGACAGGCGAAGTGTGGAGGGGCATCAATGTCACAGCGAAGGGCCGCCACTGGGCAGTTCCACCTGATGAGCTGGATAGACTCGATAGCATCGGGCGTATCCATTGGCCCGCTAAGGCTGGAGGCGTCCCACAGCTTAAGCGGTACGCCGACGAGCAAAAAGGTGTGCCCCTGAGCGACGTGTGGACAGATATCAAGCCACTGCACAACCTGGCCCAAGAGCGCCTCGGTTATCCCACTCAGAAGCCGCTGGCCCTGCTGGAGCGCATCGTCAGGGCCAGCAGTAACCCTGGTGACGTGGTGCTGGACCCTTTTTGTGGATGTGGCACTACAGTCTGTGCCGCTGAAAAGTTGGAGCGCGACTGGATAGGCATTGACATTACCCACCTGTCCGTCGCGCTGATCAAAGCCCGACTGCGGCGCGACTTCGGGCTGGAAGCCAAAGATTTGCGAGAGGAGGGAACGCCGACCACGGTCGAGGGCGCTCAGTACCTCTTCGATCAGAAAGACGGCGCCTACCAGTTCCAGTTCTGGGTACTGGGTGAGATCGGCGCCCAGCCCTACGGCGCCATCGGTGACAGCAAGAAGGGGAAAAAGGGCGGTGACGGCGGCATCGATGGCCAGATGTTCTTCCTGCGGCCTGATGGCGGCAAAGTGGAGAAGGTGGTCATCAGCGTGAAGGGCGGCAAGAACCTGACTGCAGGCATGGTGCGCGATCTGGCGGGCGTACTGACGAAAGAGCAGGCCGCCATCGGGGTGTTCATTTGCTTGGCGCCCCCGACTGCTGGGGTACTCAAGGAGGCGGCTCAGCAGGGTAGCTACAGCTATGGCGGGAAGGCGTTCCAGCGAGTACAGGTGCTGACCGTGCAGGACATCCTGGCGGGCAAGCAGCCGGATATGCCGAAGGGCGCGGTTAACGTTTCCTACGAGCAGAAGGCCACCAAGACGCTGGCTACCAAGAGCAAGGACAAGGGCATGGACAGCCTCTTCTGA
- a CDS encoding SDR family NAD(P)-dependent oxidoreductase, with the protein MSTNVVVTGAARGIGRAIAELYAERGGRVLSVDLHQPPVLRGQERIKADIATTAGRARIGRAAREKLGRVDVLVHNAAYQEAHGGTLEVSERGWLRTLEVNLTAPLLLTRELIGLMPQDSAIVNVASVQGLFAEPGNVAYNSSKGGLVNLTRAMCLDLAPMGIRVNAVAPGAIATESLLQGVQATDDPEQTRRDYQDLHALRRIGEPREVAQAVYFLGSPEASFITGAILTVDGGMTASFMMAGRPV; encoded by the coding sequence ATGAGTACGAATGTGGTGGTCACCGGAGCGGCCAGGGGCATCGGGCGGGCAATCGCCGAGCTGTACGCAGAGCGCGGCGGGCGGGTGCTGTCGGTGGACCTGCACCAGCCGCCCGTTCTGCGCGGTCAGGAGCGCATCAAGGCCGATATTGCCACGACCGCCGGCCGCGCCCGCATCGGGCGGGCGGCGCGAGAGAAGCTGGGCCGGGTGGACGTGCTGGTGCACAACGCGGCCTACCAGGAGGCGCACGGCGGCACGCTGGAGGTGTCTGAGCGCGGCTGGCTGCGGACGCTGGAGGTGAACCTGACCGCGCCGCTGCTTCTGACCCGCGAGCTGATCGGCCTGATGCCGCAGGACAGCGCCATCGTGAACGTGGCGAGCGTACAGGGCCTGTTCGCGGAGCCGGGCAACGTGGCCTACAACAGCAGCAAGGGCGGGCTGGTGAACCTGACCCGGGCCATGTGCCTGGACCTCGCCCCGATGGGCATCCGGGTGAACGCGGTCGCGCCGGGCGCCATCGCGACCGAATCGCTGTTGCAGGGCGTGCAGGCCACCGACGACCCCGAGCAGACCCGCCGCGACTACCAGGACCTGCACGCGCTGCGGCGCATCGGGGAGCCGCGCGAGGTGGCGCAGGCGGTGTACTTCCTGGGCTCGCCGGAGGCCAGCTTCATCACCGGAGCGATCCTGACGGTGGACGGCGGCATGACCGCCAGCTTCATGATGGCCGGGAGACCTGTATAA
- a CDS encoding helix-turn-helix domain-containing protein: MTEPEVMTVPEVAQLLRIGRAAVYEAIEAGQLRAARFGRVLRVRRADAWRWYDDQVPRSVSSGVDGRFGETMEEMEARFWARHVADQPAYLREERFMIRANRIARLMWGLP; the protein is encoded by the coding sequence GTGACCGAGCCCGAGGTGATGACCGTGCCCGAGGTGGCCCAGCTGCTCCGCATTGGCCGCGCTGCGGTATACGAGGCCATTGAAGCAGGGCAACTGCGTGCCGCCCGCTTCGGGCGGGTGCTGCGGGTCCGCCGAGCTGATGCGTGGAGGTGGTACGACGATCAGGTGCCGCGTTCGGTCAGCTCTGGGGTAGATGGTCGGTTTGGGGAGACGATGGAGGAGATGGAGGCCCGGTTCTGGGCGCGTCACGTCGCTGACCAACCGGCTTACCTCCGAGAGGAGCGGTTCATGATCCGCGCCAACCGGATTGCCCGGCTGATGTGGGGCTTGCCATAG
- a CDS encoding helix-turn-helix domain-containing protein — translation MLEHPTQLLTVAQVCSALQLSRGTVERLIRSGALPSVNVSTTNTRRAHRVRPADLAMFLMAHEETRHE, via the coding sequence ATGCTTGAGCACCCCACCCAACTCCTCACCGTCGCGCAGGTTTGCTCTGCTCTCCAGCTCAGCAGGGGGACCGTTGAGCGGCTTATCCGCAGCGGCGCTCTCCCGTCCGTCAATGTTTCGACCACCAACACCCGCAGAGCGCACCGCGTGCGCCCTGCTGACCTCGCCATGTTCCTCATGGCCCACGAGGAGACCCGCCATGAGTAA
- a CDS encoding VOC family protein: MTYFYVTDVDQAFHVATEQGGQVLEPPMDTPYGRMALLADPSGASFSVMTPTPLA, from the coding sequence TTGACCTACTTCTACGTCACGGACGTGGATCAGGCGTTCCATGTGGCGACCGAGCAGGGCGGTCAGGTGCTGGAGCCGCCGATGGATACGCCGTATGGACGCATGGCGTTGCTGGCTGATCCGTCGGGCGCGTCGTTCTCGGTCATGACCCCCACGCCGCTCGCCTGA
- a CDS encoding ferritin-like domain-containing protein — protein MKITDMTEQHSRRAALATLGKLGLGAAALGLVQPGSLAAPAKDIDPLVLNFALNLEYLEAAFYLAAVGRLKELQAIGGGAEIRLPAGLDGSMGMQFKDGNVEAIVKDIAEDELAHVKFLHAALGKAAVVRPVLDLGMAFDAAGQAASGGKIKGFNPYANDLFFLHGAFIFEDVGVTAYNGAATLITNPAYLQAAAGILATEAAHSGAIRTLLYQQRQVTAAAGLYVGQVIAAISALRGKVGGGKDVGLSDNTGAVIAAADKNGVAYARTTNEVLNIVYLGGKGKGGFYPNGLNGAIK, from the coding sequence ATGAAAATCACCGACATGACCGAACAGCACAGCCGCCGCGCCGCCCTCGCCACCCTGGGCAAGCTGGGCCTGGGGGCCGCCGCCCTGGGTCTGGTGCAGCCGGGCAGCCTGGCCGCGCCCGCCAAGGACATTGACCCGCTGGTGCTGAACTTCGCGCTGAACCTGGAGTACCTGGAGGCCGCCTTCTACCTGGCCGCCGTGGGCCGCCTCAAGGAACTGCAGGCCATCGGCGGCGGCGCCGAGATCCGGCTGCCGGCCGGGCTGGACGGCAGCATGGGCATGCAGTTCAAGGACGGCAACGTGGAGGCCATCGTCAAGGACATTGCCGAAGACGAGCTGGCGCACGTGAAGTTCCTGCACGCGGCGCTGGGCAAGGCGGCGGTGGTGCGTCCGGTGCTGGACCTGGGCATGGCCTTCGACGCGGCCGGTCAGGCGGCCTCGGGTGGCAAGATCAAGGGCTTCAACCCCTACGCGAACGACCTGTTCTTCCTGCACGGCGCGTTCATCTTTGAGGACGTGGGCGTCACCGCGTACAACGGCGCGGCGACCCTGATCACCAACCCCGCCTACCTGCAGGCGGCGGCCGGCATTCTGGCCACCGAGGCCGCTCACTCCGGCGCGATCCGCACCCTGCTGTACCAGCAGCGTCAGGTGACGGCGGCGGCCGGGCTGTACGTGGGGCAGGTCATCGCGGCCATCAGCGCGCTGCGCGGCAAGGTGGGCGGCGGCAAGGACGTGGGGCTGAGCGACAACACGGGCGCCGTGATCGCGGCGGCCGACAAGAACGGCGTGGCCTACGCCCGCACCACCAATGAGGTGCTGAACATCGTGTACCTGGGCGGCAAGGGCAAGGGCGGCTTCTACCCGAACGGCCTGAACGGCGCCATCAAGTAA
- a CDS encoding amino acid ABC transporter ATP-binding protein, with the protein MTQSVSESAPDIIVAQDVHKRYGSFQALKGVNLRVKAGEVVVIIGPSGSGKSTFIRTINRLEPHEQGTITVDGMELRDGQNLDRIRREVGMVFQSFNLFPHLTVLQNLMLAPMRVRRLPKGQAEQRARDLLRRVGIEEQAEKYPAQLSGGQQQRVAIARALAMDPKIMLFDEPTSALDPEMIKEVLDVMKELARTGMTMLVVTHEMGFAREVADRVVFFDQGNIVVDTTPEAFYQNPENERAQQFLSKILGH; encoded by the coding sequence ATGACCCAGAGCGTTTCCGAGTCCGCCCCTGACATCATCGTCGCGCAGGACGTGCACAAGCGCTACGGCAGTTTTCAGGCGCTCAAAGGCGTGAATCTGCGGGTGAAGGCTGGTGAGGTGGTGGTGATCATTGGGCCGTCGGGCAGCGGCAAGAGCACCTTCATCCGGACCATCAACCGGCTGGAACCGCACGAGCAGGGCACCATCACCGTGGACGGCATGGAGCTGCGGGACGGCCAGAACCTCGACCGCATCCGGCGCGAGGTGGGCATGGTGTTCCAGAGCTTCAACCTGTTCCCGCACCTGACGGTGCTGCAGAACCTGATGCTGGCCCCGATGCGGGTGCGCCGCCTGCCAAAGGGCCAGGCCGAGCAGCGCGCCCGCGACCTGCTGCGCCGGGTGGGCATCGAGGAGCAGGCCGAGAAGTACCCGGCCCAGCTGTCCGGCGGGCAGCAACAGCGGGTGGCGATCGCCCGGGCGCTCGCCATGGACCCCAAGATCATGCTGTTTGACGAGCCGACCAGCGCCCTGGACCCGGAGATGATCAAGGAAGTGCTGGACGTGATGAAGGAGCTGGCCCGCACCGGCATGACCATGCTGGTGGTCACGCACGAGATGGGCTTTGCCCGCGAGGTGGCCGACCGGGTGGTGTTCTTCGATCAGGGCAACATCGTGGTGGACACCACCCCGGAGGCCTTCTACCAGAACCCGGAGAACGAGCGGGCCCAGCAGTTCCTGAGCAAGATCCTGGGTCACTGA